The nucleotide window CCAAAGAcctactctgagcctcagtgacCCCACTGGTGAAACATAGTAGGAAGTTTCCTGGAGACTCTCTCCCCTTGGGCATTTGTACAACCCTCAGAGTCCTCCCTGTGTGCATTCCTCCCAGGGCCCACTGCCCACCTTGCATTTGAAAGGCTTCACGTCAGAATGAACGATCATGTGTGCCTTGAGGGTCTGTTTCTGCACAAAACTCTTGTAGCACAGGTGACACTGGTAGGCGCGGATGTTGGTATGAATCAACACGTGTCTCTTCATGTTGGCCAACAGAGTGAACTCCCGCCCGCAAATCCCACATTTGTGTTCCTTCACACCCTAGAGGGAAGCAGATTCAAAAATACTGTGGTTAGCAGGTAACAGGCTTTCATCAGAATTGTAGTCTTCATTCTTCTGTTTGCCACAAAAATCCATGAAGAGCCTGGTGACAGATGTTGAGTTCCAAATGGTGTGGCTTTAGCCTTGTTAACTGCTGTTTTCTTGAAAGGTGTTGATTACGTaatctttttttgtcttctgaaAACCATTAACTAAgccagaactttattttttttaatttttttttaacgtttatttatttttgagacagagagagacagagcatgaacaggggaagggcagagaaagagggagacacagaatctgaaacaggctccaggctctgagctgtcagcacagagcccgacgcgggactcgaactcacggaccgtgagatcatgacctgagccgaagtcggacgcttaaccgaccaagccacccaggcgcccctaagccaGAACTTTAGAGGAAAAGAACGCTACTGCTTTTGTTGTTCCTGATGCTACATGGGTTAATTCTACAATAACAGTTTTGGGGATTAAAAAGATTTTGGTAGGAGCACTGTGGAATGATATGTGAAATGAGTCTATAATCTACCCTtcatgataatgaaaaaaaataaaacttcctaaAGTGATAATATCATTTCTCATATGAAAACCAATGTTTTCTTGAGTTCTCATTAATACACTTGAAAATCCCAGGAGAACAATTCATATCTACTGTTCAATAAATTACAATAGGTCACAGTGACCTGGGCTCCCATAGGTCATAGTGATCTCTATGTGATTTGGCTATGGAGCCTCTGCTCAGCTAGCTTCTGTCCTATAGAGAAATTTGGCAGTGGATATTTGAATACTTAAGCATTAATGTCCTCACTTGAAAACATTTCCAGGAACTCATAGCATGAGCAGAGTATTAGCTAGTCCCAACTAACCAGTGCTTCCCTGAAAAGGCCTTTGCAAGCTATCTTAACACAGAACGActtttcagaaggaaaacttAGAGAACCATGgcattaaaactaaaattattatgGAATTATAACAAGTTGCTTAGTTAACAACTGTACCTAATAAAACACATATTGCCTGGTATCCATAATGACCTGGGAGAGAGGAGTTCCAAGCTTACCTCTGAGTCTCTCTGCCTATATGTCCATTTCTTTAATTTGGGACTTAATAATAAAACAGCACTCCTCAGTTTTGGTGAGCCCATGGCACCCAAGGACAAGTTCAGGTCTCTGCCCAACCATTTACTGGCTATGTAACTGTAGGCAAGTTTCATGGCCTTTCCTGGTGATGGTTCTCTCATTTGAAGATGGTGGGTCATGAGCCAGGGACTCTTTCCAGCTGGAATAGTCTTGAGTCTAGATGATTGCAGAAGAGTATGGATATATACTAATGAAGAGACCTAAATTTTAAGGCCCTCCTAAGAAGATGAATTTTAAGTGTGTTGCATATTCAATCagtgaatttaaatttttgaaattaacgAAAATTATGTTcttgatgttttttaaaagttacttcaGCATTTTTCTTCTCAAGATTCCTTTACACTCATCTGTGATTCAGCTGACCTGGGACCAAGGAGAAGTATCTACTTATCACTGTTTTTGGAATTCTCTCAGAGAATTCTATGTCCACGGTAAAATTCACCTATGAGCTGGCCTAGAACTCAAGTGAATGAAAGCCTAGACACAACTCCGGGAACAAAGGAAGCCATCTTGTCACTAATAGGATCAGTGAAATCAGAGAGGTTGCTTGTAGGGGTTttcaggggtgagggagggaagggggtggagaagAGAAAGACTTGACAGTAGTATTTCAGAGTCAGGTGTTGGAGTCCAAGATTCTGGGTGACCACCCCATGCCTCAGCGTCTTCATCTGCGAATCTAGAATAGTATCTGCAGGTTGCTCTTCCAGTTGTtaaagaggattaaatgagaagtaAAGCACCTGATATACAGCAACCGTTATATGAACACTACCTCTCACTGCTGACACTATGAATTAAAATGCATTTGGTTTTCTAATTCCAGTGACATGTTTCAGATATGAGGCTGCTTTGCCCATTTTGACTTCATTTTCTACTATCTTAcggaatttttatatgttctgAAATGCATCTTTGATTCCTTTTCCACACATGTAGGAGCCCCTGAAATCAGCAATGGTCCCCTTTGTGGGTGAACCTCAGTACAGGTTCTTTGCTGAGGGTTCCTGCACTTGGCAGGGGCCTCCTCTCTGGATGGTATCTACAGGTGCCTTTTGTGGGGCAGGAGTTGTTTGTGCACTGCCCACAAGGCAACCACACATTTCATCTCCACTGCAGAGCCAAAAAAATGCCCCATGTTTTGTCCTAACCTATCAAATGAAACACACTATGGCCGGGTAGAGATGTTATCTCAGCTGAGCAAAGTCCTCCAGTGACCTTTCTGAATTAAAGAGTGTTTTTAGAAACTCTGGCTTGCTAGAAGTCTCGCTTGCCAAGAAAACCACTTGCGGTCAAAAGCGTGAGGGTAGCCAGTGGGGCAAACCTCTCCTCTTGGAAGCTCAAAGCAGACCCAATCAGCTTAGCTGGGTAAGTTATCAGGGACAGTACTGTGGCCTCGCCTTACTTCATCCTGAATGACTCCAGGGCTCTGGTTGCAAACCAGGCTGAATTTAGACATTTGTGCCTGTATATCTCCTTAAAGACCTGAGCccaggaaagataaaaacaaagcagacaGAGCAGGATGCTCTTTCattccccccacaaaaaaaaaccacagggcCCTACACCCACCTAGGCAGGGGCTCTACCAGGGGAAGCAGAGGCCTTGCTGGATCCAGAGACACGTGCATATGTGAAGCACTTCTCACAGCTGAGAGTGAAAACACCCCAAAATGTAGGCACTACTTCTGCAGCAAAGGACCAAGAGAATTCTCTAGAAGGTGGCTCTGATTAGCATACCCCAGGCACAGAAATGGTTTGGGTAAATAATACCTGATGGCACACGCATGCTAGGGCCCTGGATGAAGTTTCCAGAAACAGAATTTTAGGGGTGGCAGGAGGCTAAGAAGCAACAGCACAAGGACCAGCTGTTTCCTTCCGCCTTCCTCACCCTCCTTTCCAAACTGCCCACATTATTTATTTCCAGGCCCATCTTAGACTCTAGAAGGCTGGATGGCAAAGGACTTGGTTGCTGGCCCCCCAGCGTCCCCCATTTCAAGGAGCGGAAGGAGGCCAGGACTCAGGGAGGAAGCCCCTCGCCCAGGGTTACACAGCTCCTCCCCGCCCAGGTGCGGGGCGGCGAAGGTCTgcgggccccgcccccccccccagggctctgCGCCTGCTCCTCGGGCGCCCGCCCGCGGCCTGGGTTCCGGCGGTACCTTGTGGGTGAGGGAGTGCTGCTTGAGGTGGTGGGGCTGCACGAACTCCATGCCGCACTCGGAGCAGATGTAGGGCCGGATGTCCTTGTGCTTCATCATGTGGTTCTGCAGCTGGCTCGGGTACTGGAAGGTCTTGTCGCACTCGGAGCAGCTGTACTGGATGGGGCCACGGTGAGTGGTGAGGTGCCTCTTGAGCTGGGCCAAGGTGGGGAAGTCGAGGCCGCACTCCACACAGATGTTCTCGCGCCCGCTGGCGTGCTTGGCCTCGTGGGCCTTGAGCTCGCTGGGGTAGGCAAAGCCCCGGCCGCACACGCGGCAGTTGTGCGGCTTCACCTCGCTGTGCTGCATCATGTGGCGCTTCAGGTGGCTGGTCTGCGTGAAGGCCTTGTGGCACACCTGGCACTTGTGGGGCCGCGTGCCCTGGTGGGTGAGCATGTGGGTGTGCAGGTGGCTGAGCTGCTTGAAGAGCTTCCCGCAGCGGGTGCACGCGTGCGGCTTGATCCCGCTGTGGCCCAGGATGTGGGTCACCAGGTTGTACTTGGAGGTGTAGGACTTCTCGCAGGTGGGGCACTGCCAGCGCTTCTGCGCCCCGCCCACGTCCACGTAGTAACTGTCGTCGATGCGCACGTTCACGTCCACCCGCTCCACCTTCTGCTTGGCCTCCTCGCTCTCCTGAGGCTCGGCCTTGCGCGGCAGCAGCGCTTCCGGGGGCTGCTTGGGCAGGAAGGTGTGCCGgctgaaggggaagggggaggccgAGGGCATGAAGAAGGGGAACATGAGGCCCGGGGGGACCTTGGGGTAGTAGGGGTAGGGCGCGGGCAGGAACGGAGGGGGCGTCGGCTGGGGCCACACGGCGCTGGGCTTCACGGGCTCCTGCTTGACCGGCTTGCCCCCCAAGTGTTCCAGGGTGCGGTAGAACTGGAAGCCCACGTTGCACAGGTCGATCATTTGCGAGCCATACTTGGGGCGCGGGGGCTGcgggaagagcagggagaggtTCGGAGGGCCGTGGTTTTTGCTCTCCTCGGAGTGGAGGGCGAGAGGGGCCTCTTCCGCAGGGTGGCTGTAGGGCATCTTGGTGGGCATGCTCTTCCGTTTTCGAGACCCTCCTCCTTCAAAGACCCCCGGGAATCCATCTAGGTGTCCTGGAGGAGGTTCATATCGAAACTGGGAAAAAGGCCCCCGGAGAGCTTCTGGGAAGGGGTGTCTTTGGGGAGCCTTCCCTCGGGAAACCACTGGCTGCAGGcagtggggaaaggagggggcTCTCTTCACACCCAGATTGAAATGCACATCCTCATCTTTGAtcatcttcatttccttctgcATCCTTGGcaattttcctttaaagaaaaagaaacttactctttaaaaaaaaaaaaaaaagagcccccTTTTTCCTTAAGGGTTTTGGCTAGATGATCAGTACTAatttatgatgagtgatgtttgtTTAATACTGACCCTCCCTTATCCTAGGGCTGCTCGAAGTATCACTGTTTTTTCCCTCTTAGGAACCCATTACTAATGCGGAAAGCTGTGGCCTCCCAGAGTGGGACCCTAGAGCTCCGGTGTAAATCCACAGCCACAGAATATCATCTGGGGGTTGGGAGGCGTGGGAAGGAACCTGAGAACTCAGCCAGCCACTGTGCCCACTTAAGATGAGGGTACCTAGGCCCAGACAGATGAAGGGCACGTTCATGCCCATCGCCCCTCAGTACAGAAGTCAGAACTGGGATGTGTTCTGTGGGTCTTTTAACCTGAGAAAGAGTGCATCTGCCAGTGGTGACTTAAATGTGTCTTTTGGATTGTTTTCTGTTCTTAGGGAACCAATttcccctgctctcctctctgtcttcGGGGCCTTTGCTGCTGGAGGAGGTGGCGGCGGGGGGAGTATGCAAGCCCACACAGGTGAAGAGACTTTCCTGCTCGATTTGGATCTCAGATTTTCCGAGTCACCCACTCCAAGCAAGGTGTGCTGCTGGGGTACGTCAAGTGGATGAGATCAGTGTGATTAAGAAAAGCATACAACCCAGTGTTACAAAGTCATCTTGGTAATTTACACACTTTAATCTTCCACCTGAAGCCACCTCAGGTGAAGAATTCCAAGACTGTGAATCTCTAAAACTTAGACACACATGTGTCTAAGTAAAGCTTGGCCTTCGAGGACTCCTGAGGCACCTGACCTTGCCTTGCTGAGCCAGTTACTGCATCCTGGTGACTCTATCAGGTATGTGTGGGAGAGCCTGTGGGCTGGAGTCTAAACCAAGGACGAGGCTTCCTTTCCCGTGTCTCCTTGTCACTTTTCTATACTCCTCGTGTGGGTAGTGGTAAAAACAACCAAGTGGCTGACTTGATGTTTCCATTGAGGGCCCTTTCTACCCAAATCCTCTGAGCTTGAATGGGATTGATTCCCTTTGCTCAACAGAGGCTTTCACAGAGCCAGTTGCCCTGGCCAGGTATGCAGTCTGGTCTGGGACCAACGGAGACAGGGCTGAGATAGGGTCCTGGATTAACTGAGGGCCTTGGCCCTTGGGAATGGCTGCATGCCGAGCAGTTAGGGTGAGGGTCCCAGGGGTGAGAAGGCCAACAGCTGCTAGTGATTTTCTCCAGTCTTTGATGAGGCAAATGCGGTTTCTGCAAGCACCTGAGTATTCCCCAAATCACACATATGTCTTGAGGTTTGAAAACTGCAGCACATTAAAGCAAAaatgggcctttttttttttttatactgggTTACCAATTCCATACACAGACGATCTAACTGGGAGGAAAACCCTTGTGCctttattatatgaatatttggGCATTACTTAAAACTGTTACGTTAAATcatcagaaaactgaaaagaaaataatgtctaTTAATCTTTGCTTTGTGTTTATGTGATGGGAAGATAGTCCTGGTTTGTCCTCTTTCTGTGGACTTGGGGCTTGGGGTGAAGAGAAAGAGCTTGCTTGTTTAGCAGAAGGAAAGCCCAGACCTGTGCGTCCTATCCTTCTGCTTCCTCCTAAAATTGTTAACCAAATGCAAGGTTCTTCTACTGCTGACTCAAGGACCTGTCAGAGGTCCGGGAATGCTGGTCTGCTATCGTCAGTACCTAAGCGAGGATGGAGAGGGCAGAGGCTCTTGGGATAGCGTTCCACATTTACTAGGTCTCCGTTTGCATTTCAACAGGTTCTGATCCCTGAATTCACATGCAGTTATAAAGGGTGTGTTGGGCCCTGGTGTGAGACTTTGTTGTGCCTATAAGAATAACTGGCTTCCAGATCAGATTAATGTGTCCTATTGaaatagagaggaaaaaatgGCAGCTCCTTTCTCTGGATGTCATTTTGTCTATGGTTGGTTGTATACCCTCTGTGGAGAGAAGATTCTATTTGCAAAAAGGCTCCTTGGACTGGACCCAAATGCCAGGCTACACATGACTGTGACAGACACTGGCAGAGCCCATCTGAGTGCACACTGGTTCTGTTTTATTCTGATCTGGTTTAAAGAGCTAATGATTCCTATTTCATAGAGCTTCATAGAGCTTGATTGtagaattagttaaaaaaaaaaaaggggggggaacaGACATATCAGAATATGGGCCagaatttaatgaattttttgtgtattttattgttaAGAAGGTATTTGAAAATGTATGACTAATGATGTCTGGTATCTTTAAACCGTGTGTTATATCTTATACTAGAAGGTACTTACTTGGAAATGAATGTTATCACTAATTATGAAACAAAAGGTACTTTGGTATATAcaattattattgcttttgtttaatatttgtgttttcagTTGCGACATAGTATACTAATTGAGTCACTTTACTGTATTAGAattgatatctttttttatttaaaaaattttttttaatgtttatttatttttgagagacagagggtgagtgggggaggggccgagggaaagggagacagaatcccgagcagcctccaggctctgagcaaactgtcagtacagagcctgatgtgaggcttgaactcacaaactgcgagatcatgacctgagccgaagttggacacttaaccgactgagccaaccaggcacccctaggtttgACATTTCTAATGCAATACTGATTtcaaaagcatatttattttcagtgtttgcatttttatttgatcACCATCGGCCTTCCAAGGCAAAGAACATCGTTGAACAGAGATGATGTGTCCTTTAACATCAACAGcagaattgtgtcccccaaatgCAGAGACTTTACATATGTGCATTGTAATTTCCTCCCtattttaatatgataaaaattttcCCCAGTTTCTGACTTGTGTATATACACACCCCACCCCTAAAATGGTAGTGTGCCTGTTCTAGAATAAAATCATTAACTCAGGAGCTTTAAAAAGGCATTGAGATCCATCCATGGACATATTTTCCAGATCTTTAAAACAGCAGTCCCCTCTGCAAAAAGGTCCTAAGGGATGCTACCAATCTCTACAGAAGTCAAGGAGAACTAGATCTGCTTCCTCTCGGCATTCTTGAGAAATAAATCAGGTGTAGCTGCTGCTAGTTATTAATATCCTTGTCTTCTGAGCACAGGGTGCTAAGGAGAAGCCCTAGGGtgtaaaagaaaaccacaaaaaagcAAACTCATTGGGGATGGGGAGGGTTGAACGGAAGAGCAGGGAAAGGATGTCATCCTTGGGAGGTAATCTATCTTGAAATCAATCAACTTAAAACTCCCAGTGGACtctacaaaaatattaacaaactccTAGAAAACCTCACTGTGTGCCACCCGCATGCtcccttctatttctaaaaataggCCCACAGACATCCATGGCACATAGGGATTCCCATGCAGGAGGCAAGAAAGATCTGAGAGCAGTAGTAATCTTGGCCAAGGACAGAGGGCAAGGGGGCTGCGGGCCCTCCCCCAGCCAGTAACCTGTGACTTCTCCCAGAAAACTGCATGTTATAAGACAGTTGCCCACCGGGATGAGCAAGACAATATTCAAAGAAGAAGAACTGAAATTGTAAAATAGCCACCTCTGGGATAATCGGGAGCCTTGCTTTGGAGGCTGAGGGTATCTGGGTTTCAATTCTTTGTGTTAGCAGTTTTGAGAAACTGAGCAAGTTAATTTTGGggcttggtttcctcatccatgGGGTTGGGATATCCTCCCCTGGGTTTTTAGAGACTTAAAACAGATCATGTATGTGAAAGTGTGTTAAACACTAGTCAGTGTGGTGCTCGTGAAGCTAAGAAAGAGTGGACAGGAGGGGAGGACAGCTACTGGGATCAGTAGATAGACACTGACTGACAGCATCTCTCTTTTCCAAGCTGAAGCTCTTGTCCACATCTGGGTCTCTGCTTTGCAGGTCAAAACCAAGACTTGACCCATTTGCACTGAGTTGGTCTTGTCACAGCAGTGAACGTGAACCAGGCTAAAGGAGGCCATTGGGTGAGGCCAGGAAGTGTGTGTTCCCTCGGTGTGGAGATGAACCTTCTAGTTTGAGAATATTCCCCCATCTCTTCTCTGTGGATCTTTTTTCTATTGGGGAGATAGCCCTGAGCTTACATTGATAACAGATGGTGAGTGGGGACAGAAGGGATTGAGTGGTCTCCTGAGCTACTTCAGCCAGTCTGTGGGACCCTGAAGTATCTCCCCCAGTATAAGATCAGAAGTCACCTTTCCAGGGACAGGAGGACCTGTTTGTCAAACCCTGAGTCTCCAGTACAAGGATGGTGCTGAGTCAATACTGGCAAACTGACTCTTGAGACTCCCGCTGGAGTGTGAGGGCATGGGCtgggtctgttttgtttactgctgcATTTCCAGTGTCCATCATGGACTGACAGCTAACCTATCTGTGTCCATATGAGAGGTTCTTGTTATAACATTCCTCCAAAGTGGGATTTTTTGCAGAGCAGAGGCTCAGTAAACTGCTATGGGATGAGAGAAGGAATGAAAAgttcttgtttttaaagtctCCACCTGGAACTTTTAAGTGTATCATTTTATCTCACTTTATTTAGACTGCAGGTGACTTTTTGAAACATCCCTAATCAGAGCATGAGCACGCTCATAAACTCTCAGGTAGCTATTGTGGGAAGAACTCGATATATACACCTTGTGTGCACTGTTGTTTATCCCCCTAAGTTTTCAAGGGCTCCTTTCTCTGAACTGTCCCTCAAATCACGGTAAACCATAAACCCTGGCTATATCCAAGATgggaaatatatggaaaataatgcTAGGGAGCCATCTTCAAAGTGCCACAAAGTTCTGCAAACCCCTCAGAAAACAGATGCCTGAAAGTCCAACGGGAAATAGTGGATACAAAGACAGACCCTTGGATCAAGACTGGGAAACACAGATCAAGACTAGGTAGTCACCCTGCACTCTTCTACCCAAAGGAGATGTTTGAAAAGTTAGTAGCAGTCCACTTTGTGTACTATGAGGTAAGGGTGCAGGCTTAGAATAATGAATTGCTATGGTCAGAGAATGTTCCTGACTTTCTTCCTTGTATACTCAATCACCATAGCAAATAGGCTGTAAGTCAGGAAGCACATAGCTTGGGGAGGGATATATTGTGTCGATCTGTGTTAGAGGCATCTGGGACTCAACATTTCTTCTTTAGCAGGTATCATCCACAAGAGTTAGTTATGAGGAAATAGGgatgaaaagatgttaaaaataaaatcttcttttgaACCATAAAGACCAATTAGAAATGCAAAGCCTAAGATGAAACTGCATTtagtttggaggaaaaaaaaaatgcttctaatAATGCCCTTTAATCAGGAATTCACCTActgcacaaaaatataaatattcccCAGATAAAATTACTGGTATTTTGTGGTTCTCATTCAAATCGAAGGTCATTCCAGTAAATGCTATCAGAAGAGTCATGGTGAGTCAGCATGCCAGAGTCAGATCTATTATCTTGACTCCATAACACTGATTTTTGTTCATCCTGAAATTCATGAAGTCATATTCTCTTGTGTTCTTTATTCCTTGAAGATTTCCACATTTCATTGGAAAATGTTACATTTTGCTCCTAGAGACACTGGCTTCccttttaatttgagagagtggCACTTTCTTATGTGGTCTGCT belongs to Acinonyx jubatus isolate Ajub_Pintada_27869175 chromosome A1, VMU_Ajub_asm_v1.0, whole genome shotgun sequence and includes:
- the ZNF366 gene encoding zinc finger protein 366, with protein sequence MQKEMKMIKDEDVHFNLGVKRAPSFPHCLQPVVSRGKAPQRHPFPEALRGPFSQFRYEPPPGHLDGFPGVFEGGGSRKRKSMPTKMPYSHPAEEAPLALHSEESKNHGPPNLSLLFPQPPRPKYGSQMIDLCNVGFQFYRTLEHLGGKPVKQEPVKPSAVWPQPTPPPFLPAPYPYYPKVPPGLMFPFFMPSASPFPFSRHTFLPKQPPEALLPRKAEPQESEEAKQKVERVDVNVRIDDSYYVDVGGAQKRWQCPTCEKSYTSKYNLVTHILGHSGIKPHACTRCGKLFKQLSHLHTHMLTHQGTRPHKCQVCHKAFTQTSHLKRHMMQHSEVKPHNCRVCGRGFAYPSELKAHEAKHASGRENICVECGLDFPTLAQLKRHLTTHRGPIQYSCSECDKTFQYPSQLQNHMMKHKDIRPYICSECGMEFVQPHHLKQHSLTHKGVKEHKCGICGREFTLLANMKRHVLIHTNIRAYQCHLCYKSFVQKQTLKAHMIVHSDVKPFKCKLCGKEFNRMHNLMGHMHLHSDSKPFKCLYCPSKFTLKGNLTRHMKVKHGVMERGLHSQGFGRGRIALAQTAGVLRGLEQEEPFDLSQKRGVKGPAFQSDGESARGSSCHEEEEEDNSYEVGGDSPGLEPQPRQPCTPQDLTTQPEQAPRVLEDTCEEEKEDKPNREHQERNKDSLGAEGSLERESAHKEECLRLRALQSARRGPSFSDYLYFKHRDESLKELLERKIEKQAVLLGI